GCACGCCCTCGAACAGACGATTTTGTTCCGCTTGCTCAGCGGCGCTTAGCGGATAGCGATCGAAGGATGGTGGAGAAGGAGCCTTCAAGCTAGCCCCCCAAGTTTCAATGAGACTCCTTATCTCGCCGAGATGCTCGCGCAGGCTCTCTTTGACTATTTCGGTCCTTGCGGTCCGCAGCGTCTGCTCCTCTCGTGCTTGCCCTAACTGCTTGTCCAGAGTTCGACTATCCTTTATCTTGAATTCTGCTTTCAGTTCCGTATACGTGGTGCCATTTGCCAAACGCTCCAGCATTCTCTTTCGCTGTTCTGTTGTGAATTTCCTCGGCATACGCCCTCCTCAGCTTGTGACTTTGGAAGCATTCTAGCACTTGGCCTGGGGATTGTCAATTATTATATGCTTATTATTACGTTTTTATGCACATACTGCGCCGAGTGTGTGCTTATTGACAAATATTAGTATCTGGGTGATAATAGAACAAAATTGGAGAATGTTGAAGTATCTCTGGTTTGGCGCGCTGAGTACCGTTGGAATCGAGTGAAGGTAGAACAAATCGATGGCCATAATCCGGATAAGCATCGGAGACCGAAACAAAGACCGAGATGAGCTACGGCAAGCGTTGTATCACCTGCTCGCGGATGATCAGGGTCCTGCTCTCATTGAGCGCATGACGGATATCATAAGAGAGCGTCATGTGGCCATTTGGATTAGCCCAAAGCTGCAACGGCGACTGCTCGACTTCGCTGGCAAACAGATTGCGGAAGGTGTGACGGAATGCCCGGAGATCGATGCATGGTTGCTGCTTTTATGGCTGAAAGCTGATGGGCAGATGAATCTCCCAGTGCGCTGGGAAACCCAACCCCTCTCTGATGGCGCAGGGGTTTATGGGATAATACTTCAAGGAGGTGCCAATGGAGAAAACGTTCGCCATCATCAGAGTCAGTAGCCAAGATCAGCTCAAAGGCTATGGTCCGGATTCGCAGTGGAGCGACGATGTGGTGCCAAATGCGAAACTCCTCGGGTTGGAAGTGCGTGAAGAGTGGCGCCGGGTCATTCAGGAACCCGCAACGAGTTGGGACAGAGAGAAGTTTGCGACTGCTGTCCAAGATGTCCTGGATCTCTATCGAAGAGGTGTTATCGGAGCCCTGATCTTTCCCAGGGTGGACAGGGAGACTCGCTTCCTTTTTGGTTCCTTCCCTCTCCTATGCGAGGTGATCCACGTAGGCATGAAAGTTTACTTTGCTCGTGAGCGGCTTCGCCTAGATCCCGACGATAGCGAGAGCGTTTCGCGTTACTTGCAAAAAGCACAGGAGGCCCGGGCCTACGTGGAAACGATGAGAACAAACACGGTCAACGCGAAGCGGCGACGGGCGGAAAAAGACCACATGATGCCAACGGCACACTCAAAGTGGGCGCACGACTACCACCCCTTTCGAAAGGACTGGGGACAGATACGTGGTGCCGATAGTGGGCGTTTCACGGTGAACACCGAGAAGGCGGCTTGGGTGAAGAAATGGGCCCAATGGATTTTGGAAGAAGGACTGTCAACGAACAAGTGCCGCCGCAGAATGAATGAGCAGTACGGCATCAAGATTCATCGGACTACCATCGTCGATGTCCTCAGCGATCCAGCGATGGTTGGAAAGTTCTACGCCTACCGTACCAAGGACGTCAAGGGACCGAAAGGCCGTCGCAAGGTCATGAGGGATGAGAAAGACTGGGTTCTCGTTTACGAAGATCCTCAGCAGGCCATTCTCAGCCCTGAGCAGTTCTATGCTCTGAAGGAGAAGTTTCAACTAAATCGACAAAACAGCCCCCGGCACACGAAACACTGGTATCCACCCCTTCGCAGCCTCATCTTTCACTCCTGCGGACGAAGGATGACAGGTACATATAGCGGTGGACGCCCCGTATACCGGTGTGTTCCGTGCGGAGCACAACTGAAAGCTGGACCGCTATGGGACGAAATTCGGGCTGGTGTGACAGCAATGCTGCTGGATTCGAATCGGCTGGTCCCAGCGATCAAGAGCCAGATGAACAGCGGGCAATCTGTATCCCGTCTGGAGCAGGAGATCAAGGATGTCAACCAGCGACTCAATACCTTGGAGGATGCCGAGGCGAAAGCCTTAAGGCTCCACCTCTATCTGGTAAATTACCCCGTCCAGAAACTGGAAGCTGAGCAGAAACGTATAGAAGAGATGAAGAAAGAGGCCGCTCTGAAAAAAGCCAAAATCGAACAACAGTTGGCCGATTTGAGGCGAGCTATGGTGGATGAAGAGGGCCTACGCCGCTTCTGCGAGGTTGCCGCCCGTAATCTGGATGAACTGGACGATGCGCGCTGGCGGGTGCTCCTGGAAACAATGCGCCTTCAGGTTCACGTGAATGGAGATGCCGTTACGGTAAGAGTTGCAGTTCCCTTAATGAATGACCCGGAGAGTGTAATTGTGTCGTGCACATGCCCGTGCTCCTGACACAATTGCATCCACACCGCTTGCGCCATACCGTTGAATTTCATTTTTGTTGACGCTCATCTATATGTGGGGGCAACTCACTCTACTACGTACTTCTGCACCTTTTTTGCAAGGACAATGTTTGCTTGTTTTGTCCTACTTGCAGGCAATCACATCAAGAACATCAAGATTGGCCAGTAGAGACAGTAAAAAGGCAGGACCTCCAGCCCCAACACGTGCGTGTTTGGGCTCGTTAGCACTTTCGCCAGAAATTCGTCTGCTTCAATGGGTTCGATGATAACAGCTGCGGAATTCGATGCGATAGGCAGTTCAGTTGATGAAGGCAGGAGAGATTTTGTCGGATTGGCCGTCGGCGTTGATGCAGTTACATGACCAGTCTCAGACTCCAGTTCGGGAGCAGGTATAACAGTGAGATCTGGAGCAGTCGTTGAACAAGGAAGGTCCCGAATCTCTATCGTTCCCCAGCCCCCGATCTCTGCTATCTGACCATCGATTGTTGCCCTCGCTGGCCCTGGAAAACAGATGACCAGCACATCGGGATCGATGTACTTTATCTTGGTCATATAGGGCGAAAAATCGCCAGTGTTCGGATGAAGAAACTCAACAAATACGGTCTCAGCAGAATCCGCCTCGAAGGACTGCTTAACTTCCTCAATCATATCTCTGACCTCAACTTCATCTACCGCGAGATAGGCTATGCTGCCGGAAGTTGGATATGGTGTAGGAGCGGGAGCAGCTGGTAGTGCAGATGATAAATAAGGGAGGTCCCGAACCTTTATGGCACCCCATCCACCTGAATCCGCTACTTGTCTGTCGATTACCACCCGTGTCTCCCATGGAAGGCAAGTAACCAGAACATCAGGATTATCGTATTTTATTCTGGCGAGATAGGGTGAGAAATCGCCAGTGCCTGGCTGGAAGAATTGAACCGAAACGATCTCATCCCCCTTAGCCTCAAAGGACTGCCTAACCTCCTCGACAAAATTCCTGGTGTCAACCTCATCTATGGCGATAAAGGACACCTTACTGGAGTCAGGTACAGGTGTGGGAACAGGTGTGGGCACAGGTGTGGGGGTCAACGGCGAAACAGATGGCGAATATGGAAGGCTCCGAACCTCTATGGCACCCCATCCACCCAAACCCGTTACTTGTCTCTCGATTACTACCCTGGTCTCCGACGGAAGGCAGATGGCCAGAATATCAGGATTCTCGTATTTTATTCTGGTGAGATAGGGTGAGAAATCGCCAGTGCCTGGCTGGAAGACCTGAACCGAAACGATCTCATCGCCATTCACCTCAAAAGCTTGCTTAGCATCCTTGATCAAATTCATGGCATCAACCTCATCTATAACGAGGAGGGCTACTCTGGCTGGTGTAGACTGGGCAAGAAGAACTGCTGGAGAAAGGGCTTGCAATGTTATCAATGTCAGCACAATCATTAGAATTATTTTTAGTGGGTATGCACTTTACTCAACCGGCCACAAAATGTAGTATGTAGGCATGGAAGAGTCTGTTCATCCTGTTTCTGGCATTGATTATCCCGGGACATTCCAGGAATTTGACCGATGGTTTACCAGC
This genomic window from Dehalococcoidia bacterium contains:
- a CDS encoding recombinase family protein; translation: MEKTFAIIRVSSQDQLKGYGPDSQWSDDVVPNAKLLGLEVREEWRRVIQEPATSWDREKFATAVQDVLDLYRRGVIGALIFPRVDRETRFLFGSFPLLCEVIHVGMKVYFARERLRLDPDDSESVSRYLQKAQEARAYVETMRTNTVNAKRRRAEKDHMMPTAHSKWAHDYHPFRKDWGQIRGADSGRFTVNTEKAAWVKKWAQWILEEGLSTNKCRRRMNEQYGIKIHRTTIVDVLSDPAMVGKFYAYRTKDVKGPKGRRKVMRDEKDWVLVYEDPQQAILSPEQFYALKEKFQLNRQNSPRHTKHWYPPLRSLIFHSCGRRMTGTYSGGRPVYRCVPCGAQLKAGPLWDEIRAGVTAMLLDSNRLVPAIKSQMNSGQSVSRLEQEIKDVNQRLNTLEDAEAKALRLHLYLVNYPVQKLEAEQKRIEEMKKEAALKKAKIEQQLADLRRAMVDEEGLRRFCEVAARNLDELDDARWRVLLETMRLQVHVNGDAVTVRVAVPLMNDPESVIVSCTCPCS